A window of Mucilaginibacter paludis DSM 18603 contains these coding sequences:
- a CDS encoding BaiN/RdsA family NAD(P)/FAD-dependent oxidoreductase, giving the protein MTANLIKQTHFDAIIIGGGACGLMCAVQAGFLGKRTLILEKTEKPGAKILISGGGRCNYTNMYATDMQFISANPHFCKSAFSQWSVEDTVIFFETYGIEGKEKTLGQLFPVSDSAKDIVNLFTGLCRELEQEIWCNAEVKAIDQVMGGFAITFERDGREETLHTPKVVIASGGLPIAKMGATDFGLRTARKLGLRVTETAPALVPLTITGKDQEWYEQLSGNSIFCRVSNDQISFEENILFTHWGLSGPAILQISSYWRPGQWIELDMLPHQNVLELIEAERLQNGKRPLGGLLASLYTRKFAEALAKYLPIEKNLATLNKQDMENINNLIHHFKVKPAGDKGYDKAEVMRGGVSTDELSSKTLESKKIPGLYFGGECVDVTGWLGGYNFQWAWASGFVIAQGI; this is encoded by the coding sequence ATGACTGCAAATTTAATAAAACAAACCCATTTCGACGCTATAATTATTGGCGGTGGTGCCTGCGGACTGATGTGTGCCGTACAGGCCGGATTTTTAGGTAAACGTACATTGATATTGGAGAAAACCGAAAAGCCCGGTGCTAAAATATTGATCAGCGGTGGTGGTCGCTGTAACTATACCAATATGTACGCTACCGATATGCAATTTATATCCGCTAACCCACATTTCTGTAAATCGGCATTTTCGCAATGGTCGGTTGAGGATACCGTCATATTTTTTGAAACCTACGGGATTGAAGGTAAAGAGAAAACCCTGGGCCAGCTTTTCCCGGTGAGCGATAGTGCCAAAGATATTGTAAACCTGTTTACCGGTTTGTGCCGGGAGTTGGAGCAAGAAATATGGTGCAATGCCGAAGTGAAAGCGATAGATCAGGTTATGGGTGGCTTTGCTATCACCTTTGAACGTGATGGCAGGGAAGAGACCTTGCATACGCCCAAAGTAGTTATAGCCTCGGGCGGATTGCCTATCGCTAAAATGGGTGCCACCGACTTCGGCCTGCGTACAGCGCGTAAGTTGGGTTTGCGGGTTACAGAAACAGCACCTGCCCTGGTGCCGCTAACCATTACCGGGAAAGACCAGGAATGGTATGAGCAGCTATCGGGCAATAGCATATTCTGCCGGGTATCTAACGATCAGATCAGCTTTGAAGAAAACATCCTGTTTACGCATTGGGGTTTAAGCGGCCCCGCTATTTTGCAGATCTCGTCTTACTGGCGGCCGGGCCAGTGGATTGAGCTGGATATGCTGCCGCATCAAAATGTGCTGGAACTAATAGAGGCGGAGCGCCTACAGAATGGCAAGCGACCCTTAGGTGGCTTATTGGCCAGTTTGTATACCCGTAAATTTGCCGAGGCGCTGGCTAAATACCTGCCGATAGAGAAAAATCTGGCCACATTAAATAAGCAGGATATGGAAAATATCAATAATCTGATTCATCATTTTAAAGTGAAACCTGCCGGTGATAAGGGTTATGATAAGGCGGAGGTAATGCGTGGTGGTGTATCAACAGATGAGCTATCATCCAAAACCCTCGAATCAAAAAAAATACCGGGCCTGTACTTTGGCGGCGAATGTGTTGATGTTACCGGCTGGCTGGGCGGCTATAATTTTCAATGGGCCTGGGCCAGTGGTTTTGTAATTGCCCAAGGGATTTAG
- a CDS encoding NADH-quinone oxidoreductase subunit A, whose amino-acid sequence MGEVSQISEFGKILIFLITGFLLVGITLFVNRLIAPHNPTPEKLTSYECGEEPEGNSWIQFNPKFYVIALVFLLFDVEMVFIFPWATVFGNHEIIKATPTWGWFSLAEMFIFIGILILGLVYVWVKGDLDWIKAKPITPTVDTKIPQSLYQKLNLQQSGYQVKPFTMEAEIVKEPVSAPATATQPRKPMFKATFKKPENE is encoded by the coding sequence ATGGGCGAAGTTTCGCAAATATCAGAATTCGGCAAGATACTTATCTTTTTAATTACCGGTTTTTTGCTGGTAGGCATCACTTTATTTGTTAACAGGTTAATAGCTCCCCATAACCCCACACCCGAGAAACTAACATCGTACGAGTGTGGCGAAGAACCGGAAGGGAACTCATGGATTCAGTTTAACCCCAAATTTTATGTGATAGCCCTTGTTTTTTTATTATTTGATGTGGAGATGGTATTCATTTTTCCATGGGCAACCGTATTTGGCAATCACGAAATTATAAAAGCTACACCAACCTGGGGATGGTTCAGCCTGGCAGAGATGTTCATTTTTATAGGAATATTGATTTTAGGCTTGGTTTATGTTTGGGTAAAAGGAGATTTGGATTGGATTAAAGCCAAACCCATAACACCTACTGTTGATACTAAAATTCCGCAATCGCTGTACCAAAAATTAAACCTTCAGCAAAGCGGCTACCAGGTAAAACCATTTACAATGGAAGCTGAGATTGTTAAAGAACCTGTCTCTGCACCGGCCACCGCCACCCAGCCGCGTAAACCCATGTTTAAAGCAACCTTTAAAAAGCCCGAAAATGAGTAA
- a CDS encoding fasciclin domain-containing protein — MKKSILILAASLSVSLFVNHAFAQTTTKDTSKQATTTETATATGNVVKTLSSNSDYSTTALAAKAANLDASLTGSGPYTIFAPNNAAFAKLPAGKLDSLMKDTAKLASVLKVHVVNGKYGKAEIIKALTAGKGKATLPTVDGEELKLSVSPKSTLQLTDPEGHIAEVTLYDLQGTNGVVNGINAVLEPATK; from the coding sequence ATGAAAAAGTCCATTTTAATATTAGCAGCTTCGTTATCGGTGAGTTTGTTTGTAAACCATGCGTTTGCACAAACCACAACTAAAGATACTTCTAAGCAAGCTACCACTACTGAAACAGCTACAGCCACAGGTAATGTAGTTAAAACCTTGTCAAGCAATTCGGATTATTCAACTACCGCATTGGCTGCAAAAGCTGCCAATTTAGATGCATCACTTACAGGATCCGGTCCATATACCATATTTGCACCTAATAATGCTGCTTTTGCAAAATTACCAGCAGGTAAATTGGATAGCCTGATGAAAGACACCGCTAAACTGGCAAGTGTTTTAAAGGTACATGTAGTTAACGGCAAATACGGCAAAGCCGAAATTATAAAGGCGTTAACAGCGGGTAAAGGTAAAGCAACCCTACCTACGGTTGATGGAGAAGAATTAAAGTTATCCGTTAGCCCCAAAAGTACATTACAGCTTACCGACCCAGAAGGCCATATTGCCGAGGTAACTTTGTATGATTTGCAAGGTACTAACGGTGTAGTTAATGGTATAAACGCTGTATTGGAACCAGCCACCAAGTAA
- a CDS encoding NADH-quinone oxidoreductase subunit B, which yields MSNDITNEGGGIIVTKLDDLMNWSRLSSLWPLSFGIACCAIEMMGSMASTYDLDRFGVFPRPSARQADVIIIAGTVTFKMAERIKRLYEQMPEPKYVISMGSCSNCGGPYWQHGYHVVKGVDRIIPVDIYVQGCPPRPEALIGGILELQKKIEGEHLMRDKGAVTA from the coding sequence ATGAGTAACGATATAACTAACGAAGGCGGCGGCATTATTGTAACCAAACTGGACGACCTGATGAACTGGTCGCGCTTGTCATCGCTGTGGCCCCTCAGTTTCGGTATAGCTTGCTGCGCCATTGAAATGATGGGCTCCATGGCATCAACTTATGATTTGGATAGGTTTGGTGTTTTCCCACGCCCATCAGCCCGCCAGGCGGATGTGATCATTATAGCCGGCACGGTAACCTTCAAAATGGCCGAACGCATTAAGCGCTTATATGAACAAATGCCCGAACCTAAATATGTGATCTCGATGGGCTCATGCTCCAACTGTGGCGGCCCCTATTGGCAACACGGCTACCACGTAGTAAAAGGTGTTGACCGGATAATTCCGGTTGATATATACGTGCAGGGCTGCCCCCCACGCCCCGAAGCTTTAATTGGCGGGATATTAGAACTGCAAAAAAAGATTGAAGGAGAACATTTAATGAGGGATAAAGGCGCGGTTACCGCCTGA
- a CDS encoding DsbA family oxidoreductase, whose amino-acid sequence MEQQKLKVEIWSDVMCPFCYIGKRRFENALQEFEHKDEVEIIWKSYQLDPSMKNNTGISLYHYLAERKGITLEQSAQMHDQMTAMASELGIVYNFDKAVIANSFDAHRLSHLAKASGLQDKLEEALFKAYFTEGKNVADYDTLLKIGTAVGLEAESVKQVLNGKQYAEEVKHDIYEANQIGVRGVPYFVLGDKYAVSGAQHSETFLGALNQTWQENQPVSIDGPVCGPDGNC is encoded by the coding sequence ATGGAACAACAGAAATTGAAAGTCGAAATATGGTCGGACGTGATGTGTCCGTTTTGTTATATCGGTAAACGCCGGTTTGAAAATGCACTGCAGGAATTTGAGCATAAAGACGAAGTTGAAATTATATGGAAAAGCTACCAGCTTGATCCAAGCATGAAAAACAATACTGGCATCAGTTTATATCATTACCTGGCTGAAAGAAAAGGCATAACGCTTGAGCAATCGGCTCAAATGCACGATCAGATGACGGCTATGGCAAGCGAACTCGGCATTGTTTACAATTTTGATAAAGCAGTGATAGCTAACTCGTTTGATGCGCACCGTTTGTCGCATTTGGCTAAAGCCAGCGGCTTGCAGGACAAACTGGAAGAAGCATTGTTTAAAGCTTATTTTACCGAGGGCAAAAACGTAGCCGACTACGATACCCTGCTAAAGATAGGCACAGCCGTAGGCCTTGAGGCTGAAAGTGTTAAACAAGTACTAAATGGTAAGCAATATGCCGAAGAGGTAAAACACGACATTTACGAAGCTAACCAAATAGGCGTGCGCGGTGTACCGTATTTTGTTTTGGGCGATAAATATGCCGTATCCGGTGCGCAACATAGCGAAACATTTTTAGGCGCCTTAAACCAAACCTGGCAAGAAAACCAACCGGTTAGCATTGATGGCCCGGTTTGCGGCCCTGACGGCAATTGCTAA